The proteins below come from a single Chryseobacterium bernardetii genomic window:
- a CDS encoding S9 family peptidase, translating to MIKNISILLFLLSTYFLVPSQIREDTILNWKKQFATLGGVPYISNEGSWIGINKYNAALRDSSYIVNTQNNQVHKIFGTGPLVFMNGTGVLSRKDNKVQFLNLITGSTYRYDKVLKFCPLDKLNRYAILTTDKHIRIYSSFGQQLLDISNVEDIAFSESLKSMFLKRNNSGRTEILETSGEVTKVIHFTEGAIKKMELILSAKLISFTETTVNNDQSDRLVVMDIQSTPKNILNLDIPKNSSVKFSEILDGKALLISARKNLDEHKDSMVELWYGNDPYINEHDRIVSTRKFWLFNPANADLQKITVPENIEVNSINSSRYFLTYTPRAKYNYVTSNPELNGTQIFDLKKNTYINIGDLKVIKQYSRRSSRTKDLISEIFASPDGRWFIASLDGLKWTLFKANGQKESLLDAQGLGQPTFSQNRKNIYFESSNGLWIYDIYHHNLRHSSIGIGKVTKIKNCTIKPSDQYKTSISSLKTEEILVEIYDTDENIVSYQLFRDGKWQELIPPTKNRIDSNNMIFNTDMTTFYTVEENYNLPPAIYTYNIKHQNHLLFDGNIKDVHAKKLKQEIYTYSAVGRRLNGILYYPLNFDPRKKYPMVVHIYEMQRETSNEYLSPNNLMPVGFQIRTLMERGYFVYLPDIAFGERGTGLSALECVNNALDQVLVNPNIDKQKIGLIGHSHGGYETNFIATNSSRFTTYISGAGNSDLIRSYYSYNTQFVKPFYFQFETGQYDMRVPIVENKNLYLQNSPILNVEKVNAPILLWAGKKDTNIQWDQVMEFYIGLRRYNKNVIALFYPNGGHDLVFEPKEAEDRNRRILQWWDYFLKDRKDVAWINKQIRKDTE from the coding sequence ATGATTAAAAATATTTCAATATTATTATTTCTGCTATCCACATATTTTCTTGTACCCTCACAAATAAGAGAAGACACAATACTTAACTGGAAAAAGCAATTTGCAACCTTGGGCGGTGTACCATATATTTCCAATGAGGGAAGCTGGATCGGAATTAATAAGTATAACGCAGCTTTAAGAGATTCGTCCTATATTGTTAACACTCAAAATAATCAGGTACATAAGATTTTTGGAACTGGTCCGCTAGTTTTTATGAACGGAACAGGAGTATTAAGTAGAAAAGATAATAAAGTACAATTCCTCAATTTAATAACAGGCTCGACATACAGATACGATAAGGTTTTAAAATTCTGCCCGTTAGATAAACTTAATAGATACGCGATCCTAACAACCGACAAGCACATTCGTATTTACAGTTCTTTCGGGCAGCAGCTATTGGATATAAGTAATGTGGAAGACATAGCTTTCAGTGAATCGCTAAAAAGTATGTTTCTAAAAAGGAACAATTCAGGTAGGACAGAAATACTTGAAACATCTGGGGAAGTGACTAAAGTCATACATTTTACTGAAGGAGCAATTAAAAAAATGGAGCTCATATTATCCGCAAAATTAATCTCATTTACTGAAACTACAGTTAACAATGACCAGAGTGACAGATTAGTGGTCATGGATATACAAAGTACACCAAAAAACATATTGAATTTGGATATTCCAAAAAATTCGTCGGTAAAGTTTTCTGAAATACTTGATGGTAAAGCCCTGTTGATTAGTGCAAGAAAAAATTTAGACGAGCACAAAGATTCAATGGTTGAACTGTGGTACGGCAATGATCCATATATTAATGAACACGACCGAATTGTCTCTACTAGAAAATTTTGGTTATTCAATCCAGCAAATGCAGATTTGCAGAAAATTACGGTACCAGAAAATATTGAGGTCAATTCCATCAATAGTAGCCGGTATTTCTTAACCTATACGCCGCGGGCGAAGTATAATTACGTCACCAGTAACCCTGAGTTAAATGGAACCCAAATATTTGATCTAAAGAAAAATACTTACATCAATATTGGTGATTTGAAAGTAATTAAGCAATACTCACGAAGAAGTAGCAGAACTAAAGATTTAATTTCGGAAATCTTTGCCTCACCTGATGGCAGGTGGTTCATAGCTAGTCTTGATGGATTAAAATGGACATTATTTAAGGCAAATGGACAGAAAGAGTCATTGCTAGATGCCCAAGGATTAGGACAGCCCACATTCTCCCAAAATAGAAAAAACATCTATTTCGAGAGCAGCAATGGACTATGGATTTACGATATTTATCACCATAATCTACGTCATTCAAGTATTGGCATAGGTAAAGTGACAAAAATAAAAAATTGCACCATAAAACCAAGTGATCAGTACAAGACTTCAATCTCTTCTCTCAAAACAGAAGAAATTTTAGTCGAAATATATGATACAGATGAGAACATAGTTTCATACCAATTATTCAGGGACGGGAAATGGCAAGAGTTAATACCACCTACTAAAAATCGAATTGACAGCAACAATATGATTTTTAACACAGACATGACTACATTTTATACCGTTGAAGAAAATTATAACTTACCTCCTGCAATTTATACTTACAATATAAAACACCAAAATCATTTACTTTTTGATGGAAATATAAAGGATGTGCATGCAAAAAAATTGAAACAGGAGATCTATACTTATTCAGCCGTTGGTAGAAGACTTAATGGTATTCTCTATTATCCGCTAAACTTTGATCCTCGAAAAAAATATCCGATGGTCGTACATATTTACGAAATGCAAAGGGAAACATCCAATGAATATCTTTCCCCGAATAATCTGATGCCCGTCGGATTCCAAATTAGAACACTTATGGAAAGGGGTTATTTCGTGTATTTACCAGATATTGCCTTCGGTGAGCGAGGAACTGGTCTTTCGGCTTTGGAATGTGTTAATAATGCACTAGATCAGGTTCTTGTGAACCCTAATATTGATAAACAAAAAATCGGATTGATAGGTCATTCGCATGGTGGTTATGAAACAAATTTTATTGCGACTAATTCCTCCAGATTTACTACCTATATTTCTGGTGCAGGTAATAGTGATTTAATCAGATCGTACTATTCTTATAATACACAGTTCGTTAAACCTTTTTATTTCCAATTTGAAACAGGTCAATATGATATGAGGGTTCCAATTGTTGAGAATAAAAACCTTTATTTGCAAAATAGTCCGATTTTAAATGTTGAAAAAGTTAATGCCCCCATCCTTCTTTGGGCAGGAAAGAAAGATACAAACATACAGTGGGATCAGGTCATGGAATTCTACATAGGATTAAGACGCTATAATAAAAATGTAATTGCTCTCTTTTATCCAAATGGCGGACACGATTTAGTATTTGAACCTAAGGAAGCAGAAGATAGAAACAGAAGAATTTTGCAATGGTGGGACTATTTTTTGAAAGATCGAAAAGACGTTGCATGGATAAATAAACAAATAAGAAAGGATACCGAATAG
- a CDS encoding RagB/SusD family nutrient uptake outer membrane protein, which translates to MKIINHIILVATSIIVAVSCEKLIDVDIPNNQIDRETVFKDVQTANAALAAMYADVLKNSPIAGGTLETYLSAYTDELDNYTTVASDSRDLFLNQQIDTNTLIYNVWSSAYKQVYAANSILEGVQQSTSISAPDKKYLKGEALLVRTIMFYYLNQLYGDIPYPETTDYKINNILPKTSSQQVLLKIESDLSETLTLLNDEYRNTERIYPNKMVARLLLAKVYMAKQEWNKAEIILKEISQSPLYQMENDITKVFQKTGKHIIWQLKPNNNQSLSQASIYYFTNAAPSTYALSEGLVTSFANSDLRKQQWMAPVTFNGKIYYRAEKYKNRGGNNMTEYSVVFRLEEVYLLLAEALTQQDKIGEALPFVNATRLRAQLSPLNLPITKNLLLEQVLLENRREYFTEMGHRFLDLKRTGNLNILTATKPNWKDYHKLWPVPQKEILLNANLKPQNTGY; encoded by the coding sequence ATGTACAGACAGCAAATGCTGCACTGGCAGCCATGTATGCCGATGTGTTGAAGAATTCTCCCATTGCCGGCGGCACCCTCGAAACATATTTAAGTGCATACACTGATGAACTTGATAATTATACGACCGTTGCATCCGATAGTAGAGACCTCTTTCTGAATCAACAAATTGATACCAACACTCTAATTTATAATGTTTGGTCAAGTGCCTATAAGCAAGTTTATGCAGCAAATTCTATTTTAGAAGGTGTACAGCAATCGACATCGATTTCCGCCCCAGATAAAAAATATTTAAAAGGCGAAGCACTACTCGTAAGAACAATAATGTTTTATTACCTAAACCAACTATACGGTGATATCCCCTATCCTGAAACCACAGACTACAAAATAAATAACATACTTCCGAAAACGTCTTCGCAACAGGTTCTACTAAAGATCGAAAGTGATTTATCAGAGACGTTGACACTTCTCAATGACGAGTATAGAAACACGGAAAGAATTTATCCAAATAAGATGGTGGCTCGTTTGCTTCTCGCAAAAGTATATATGGCAAAACAAGAATGGAATAAAGCTGAAATTATTCTTAAAGAAATTTCACAAAGTCCTTTATATCAAATGGAAAACGATATCACCAAGGTTTTTCAAAAAACAGGAAAACACATAATATGGCAACTAAAACCAAACAATAATCAATCATTATCACAAGCTTCAATATATTATTTTACGAACGCCGCACCTTCAACTTACGCCCTGTCAGAAGGATTAGTTACTTCTTTTGCAAATAGCGATCTCCGAAAACAACAATGGATGGCACCAGTAACATTTAATGGAAAAATATATTATAGAGCAGAAAAATATAAAAATAGAGGTGGTAACAATATGACTGAATATTCCGTAGTATTTAGATTAGAAGAAGTGTATTTATTGTTGGCCGAAGCACTTACTCAACAAGATAAAATTGGTGAAGCACTGCCATTTGTAAATGCCACAAGACTACGTGCACAACTTAGCCCCCTAAACTTGCCGATAACTAAAAATTTATTGCTGGAACAAGTCCTACTGGAAAATAGACGAGAATACTTTACGGAAATGGGGCATAGATTCCTTGATTTAAAAAGAACCGGAAACCTCAATATCCTTACTGCGACCAAGCCAAATTGGAAGGATTACCATAAACTTTGGCCAGTTCCTCAAAAGGAGATTCTACTAAATGCAAACTTAAAACCTCAAAATACAGGATACTAA